The region GGCGAAGACCTCGTTGTAGTCGAGGTCGTTGCGGTTGTAGCGCCACTTGGCGGTGACCGAGGTGGCGAGGATGCGGTCCTCGGTCTCGGGCAGCGTCGTGTACTTGTCCTTCGGGTAGCCGACGAAGCCGCTCTGGGTCGACTTCAGCACCTTGAGGTCCTGCAGGCCCGCGATCACGACCGTGTCGTCGCCGTCGATCTGCACGACGGACGTGCGGGTCTCGGTGCCCCCGCGCACGAACGAGTGGTCGTGCTCGCCGTCGTCGCCCTGGATGCGCTGCCAGGTGTACTGCTCGGCCTCCCAGCGACCGCCGGTGATCCAGTCGAACTCACCCGTGAAGTGGCGGCCGAGGCGGAGCAGGAACTCCTCGGGGCTGCCGACGCCGTCCTTGGCGAAGGCGTACACCGTGTTCTTCTGCGTGTCGGTCGGGACGACGTGCTCGTTGTTGCCCTCGAAGTGGGCGCTGTCGAGGTCGCCCCGCAGCTGCGACGTGACGTTGAGGTCCTCGATCTCGTGACGTGCGGTGTCGCGCGTGACCCGGACGACTCGGACCTCGGCCTTGCCGTACTGGTTCTTGCCCAGAATGATGTTGGTCATGATTTCTACTCAGCTTCCTCGGTAAGTGGAATAGGCGAACGGGCTCAGCAGCAGCGGCACGTGATAGTGCGCCTGCTCAGCGTCGACCTGGAAGGTCAACACCACCTCCGGGAAGAAGGTGTCCGTGTCGATGCCGGCGAAGTAGGCCGCCGTGTCGAACCGGAGTCGGTACGCACCGCTCTCCAGCCGCTCGGGGCCCAGTTCTTTCACCCGCCCGTCAGCATCTGTGGATCCTGAGCCGATCGCGACCCACTCGTCGCCCTGACGGGCTTCGAGCGCGACCGCGACGTCGGGCGCGGGGCGCCCGACCGAGGTGTCCAGGATGTGGGTGGTCACGTGGGAAACGCTCATGTCGCGCTCCTTCAGCTCTCGAGGGCTCCGGCCAGGCGCAGCGCCGCGATCTCGCGCAGCTGCTGGTCGACCACGACGAGCTCCTGTTCGGGGGTGTTGCCCAGCCGCTCCTGCAGCAGGGCGAGGATCTCTTCCGCCGAGCGTCCGGCGGCGCGCACCAGGTACACGCGGTCGAACCGCTGCTCATAGGCCTTGTTGCCCTCGGCGAGCCGCGCTGCGGTGTCGGCGTCGACGCCCGGCTGCTCCTTGCGTGAGAGCGCTGCCTCGGCGGTCTCGCCCTGGGGGCGCTCGCCGATACGAGGGTGGTGCGCCAGGGCGCCGTCGATCTCGGCCTCGGTGAGCGGGGCTGCGACGGTGGCGGCTGCGGCCGCGACCTCGTCGATGCTCTGGTACGGCCGGCCGTCGATGATCCCATCGATCCAGCGAGCGATGTCGAGCGCCGGCTTCACGACGGCGACGGCTTCTTCGCGAGCGGCCACAT is a window of Microbacterium esteraromaticum DNA encoding:
- the uraD gene encoding 2-oxo-4-hydroxy-4-carboxy-5-ureidoimidazoline decarboxylase, with the translated sequence MLLENFNVAAREEAVAVVKPALDIARWIDGIIDGRPYQSIDEVAAAAATVAAPLTEAEIDGALAHHPRIGERPQGETAEAALSRKEQPGVDADTAARLAEGNKAYEQRFDRVYLVRAAGRSAEEILALLQERLGNTPEQELVVVDQQLREIAALRLAGALES
- the pucL gene encoding factor-independent urate hydroxylase, with product MTNIILGKNQYGKAEVRVVRVTRDTARHEIEDLNVTSQLRGDLDSAHFEGNNEHVVPTDTQKNTVYAFAKDGVGSPEEFLLRLGRHFTGEFDWITGGRWEAEQYTWQRIQGDDGEHDHSFVRGGTETRTSVVQIDGDDTVVIAGLQDLKVLKSTQSGFVGYPKDKYTTLPETEDRILATSVTAKWRYNRNDLDYNEVFADVRRLLLAGFSRNYSYALQHTLKEMAEAVLEAHPEIDEIRFSTPNSHHFVVDLSPFGLENPNEVFYAADRPYGLIEASFLREGADTDHWSWDGIAGFC
- the uraH gene encoding hydroxyisourate hydrolase; translation: MSVSHVTTHILDTSVGRPAPDVAVALEARQGDEWVAIGSGSTDADGRVKELGPERLESGAYRLRFDTAAYFAGIDTDTFFPEVVLTFQVDAEQAHYHVPLLLSPFAYSTYRGS